The Candidatus Zixiibacteriota bacterium genome includes a region encoding these proteins:
- the rho gene encoding transcription termination factor Rho, with product MESTDLKNKTIAELLEIAESLEIPGVSGLRKSELIYKVMEATSAKEEGMIFAEGVLEILSEGYGFLRSPDYNYLPGPDDIYVSPSQIKRFDLRTGDTISGQVRPPKDNERYFALLKIEAINFEDPDVAKHKTLFDNLTPLYPNVPFTLEVNPDELTTRIMDLMTPIGKGQRALITSPPKAGKTMILQKIANSITTNHPEVKLIVLLIDERPEEVTDMRRSVRGEVISSTFDEPAERHVQVADMVLEKAKRLVEHRHDVVILLDSITRLARAHNAVVPHSGKILSGGVDSNALHKPKRFFGAARNIEEGGSLTIIGTALIETGSRMDEVIFEEFKGTGNLEMVLDRRLSDRRIFPAMDLNRSSTRKEELLLQPDVLQKVWILRKFLAEMNPIEAMEFLLDRMRKTKNNKQFLQSMKD from the coding sequence ATGGAAAGCACAGACCTTAAAAACAAGACTATTGCGGAGCTTCTGGAAATCGCCGAGTCTTTAGAAATCCCCGGCGTCTCCGGACTGCGCAAATCGGAACTGATTTACAAAGTGATGGAAGCCACCTCGGCAAAAGAAGAGGGGATGATTTTTGCCGAAGGGGTGCTCGAAATCCTCTCGGAGGGATACGGCTTCCTGCGCTCCCCGGACTATAACTATCTTCCGGGTCCGGATGATATTTATGTCTCTCCCTCGCAGATTAAGAGATTTGACCTCCGTACCGGCGATACTATTTCCGGACAGGTTCGTCCCCCCAAGGATAATGAGCGGTATTTTGCGCTTCTGAAGATTGAGGCGATAAATTTTGAAGACCCCGATGTCGCCAAACACAAAACCCTGTTTGACAATCTTACCCCCTTATATCCCAATGTTCCGTTCACTCTCGAGGTCAATCCCGATGAGCTGACCACGAGGATAATGGACCTGATGACCCCTATCGGCAAGGGGCAGCGCGCCCTGATTACTTCGCCGCCTAAGGCGGGGAAGACGATGATTCTGCAGAAAATCGCCAATTCCATCACCACCAATCATCCCGAGGTCAAACTAATCGTTCTGCTGATTGATGAGCGTCCCGAAGAAGTTACCGATATGCGTCGCTCGGTCAGAGGCGAAGTGATTTCCTCGACTTTTGATGAGCCGGCGGAGCGGCATGTGCAGGTCGCCGATATGGTGCTGGAAAAAGCCAAGCGGCTGGTTGAGCACCGGCATGATGTGGTGATTCTGCTTGACAGTATCACCCGTCTGGCGCGGGCACATAACGCCGTGGTGCCCCATTCCGGCAAAATCCTCTCCGGAGGCGTGGACAGCAACGCTCTGCATAAACCGAAACGGTTCTTTGGCGCCGCCCGTAATATCGAGGAAGGCGGTTCCCTGACTATCATCGGCACCGCCTTGATAGAAACCGGCTCCCGTATGGACGAGGTAATATTCGAAGAATTCAAAGGCACCGGCAACCTGGAAATGGTGCTTGACCGCAGGCTCTCTGATAGACGAATCTTCCCCGCCATGGACCTGAACCGCAGTTCCACCCGTAAGGAAGAGCTGCTGCTTCAGCCGGATGTTCTTCAAAAGGTCTGGATTCTGCGGAAATTCCTGGCTGAGATGAACCCTATCGAAGCGATGGAGTTCCTTCTCGACCGTATGAGGAAAACCAAGAACAACAAGCAGTTCCTGCAGTCGATGAAGGATTAG
- the mtnA gene encoding S-methyl-5-thioribose-1-phosphate isomerase — MRFKAIEPVGSKLKILDQRRLPLDVRYSEYDDYRDIIESIKTLEVRGAPAIGIAGAFALAIAAQAEVKTDLSRLKKILIDIAREIKSARPTAVNLAWAVERALNKANQYAGDNIDEYRRILWDEASLILSEDEAMCRAIGIHGQALLKGGDTVLTHCNAGALATGGSGTALAVIYAARDAGKRIKVFADETRPLLQGARLTCWELMQEGIEVTLICDNTAGFLMQQGRIDCVILGADRIAANGDFANKIGTYSVAVLAKEHGLPFYVAAPTSTFDPMIGSGEDIPIEERSSDEITNWGGVRTAPPGVQTYSPAFDITPAELVTAYITDKGITWGKRKGD; from the coding sequence ATGCGCTTCAAGGCGATAGAACCGGTCGGCAGTAAACTGAAAATTCTTGACCAGCGGCGGCTGCCACTGGATGTCAGATATAGCGAATATGATGATTACAGGGATATTATTGAATCGATAAAGACCCTGGAAGTCCGTGGCGCCCCTGCTATCGGCATCGCCGGCGCCTTTGCGCTCGCCATTGCCGCCCAGGCGGAGGTCAAGACTGACTTGAGTCGTCTGAAAAAAATTCTTATCGACATCGCTCGCGAGATTAAATCAGCCCGGCCTACTGCGGTCAATCTGGCTTGGGCGGTGGAGCGCGCCCTCAATAAAGCCAATCAATATGCCGGGGATAATATCGACGAGTATCGCAGAATTCTCTGGGATGAGGCAAGCCTGATTCTTTCGGAAGATGAAGCCATGTGCCGCGCCATTGGCATCCACGGACAGGCGCTCCTGAAAGGCGGCGATACCGTCTTGACCCACTGCAACGCCGGCGCCCTCGCTACCGGAGGAAGCGGCACAGCGCTGGCCGTCATATATGCCGCCCGCGACGCCGGAAAGAGAATTAAGGTCTTCGCCGATGAAACCCGTCCGCTCCTGCAGGGGGCGCGATTGACTTGTTGGGAATTGATGCAGGAAGGAATTGAGGTCACTCTTATTTGCGATAACACCGCCGGTTTCCTGATGCAGCAGGGGAGGATTGATTGCGTCATTCTGGGCGCCGACCGCATCGCCGCCAACGGCGATTTTGCCAATAAAATCGGAACCTATTCCGTTGCCGTTCTGGCAAAGGAGCATGGCCTGCCATTCTATGTTGCCGCCCCGACCTCTACTTTTGACCCGATGATTGGTTCCGGTGAGGATATTCCTATAGAAGAGCGCTCTTCGGATGAAATAACCAATTGGGGAGGGGTGCGGACCGCGCCGCCCGGCGTACAAACTTACTCGCCGGCTTTCGACATCACGCCGGCGGAATTAGTGACCGCCTATATTACCGATAAAGGAATTACCTGGGGGAAACGGAAAGGGGATTAA
- a CDS encoding AMP-binding protein, whose amino-acid sequence MRPIPKTAFIPGPTLPETILHCCRSHKEKTAFISPNSAPSEFKFKDVERIVTGAAGNLKNRGFKRGERAGILSENRPEWGLSYLAVLAAGGTVVPLDSSWKEQELLRTIRSSGVTTVFTTAKWYPFLRELNLAENKSLEIIGLDDIITPNLLTISSGPPYLASDIDGKDIAALIYTSGTTGEPKGVMLTHRNLVANLEGIVSALDFYPDVLFLSVLPLHHTFEATCGMLTPLSLGLTIAYARSLKSRDILDDIARHRVTCMVAVPLLFEKIYLSITRKIEELPFPKRLALKTLYGASNIGWNLGVKAGRLLFKGLRHQAGLSSIRLFVSGGAPLPAEIARWFNLIGFDFLEGYGLSECAPVVAVNRPQNIKFGSVGPPLPNIEVRIIEPSRDGVGEIAVKGENITAGYLNNPKATYDLIREGWLYTGDLGRMNDGYLCITGRKKNLIVSAAGKNIYPEEIEAELMLSPYIQEALVLGRKRNGKMGEEVCAIILPDMEQISHHPLAMSGGSDDNLLRRIIKEEVEAVNDRLADYKRLCQFEIRLEEFEKTSTRKIKRNLYSWNEQRESGEIDNALQGDRTGRQ is encoded by the coding sequence ATGCGTCCCATCCCCAAGACCGCCTTTATCCCCGGGCCGACTCTCCCTGAGACTATTCTGCACTGCTGCCGCTCCCATAAGGAGAAAACCGCTTTTATAAGCCCAAATAGCGCCCCTTCTGAATTTAAGTTCAAAGATGTTGAGAGGATAGTGACCGGCGCCGCCGGAAATCTTAAGAACAGGGGATTCAAGAGAGGCGAGCGGGCCGGAATATTGTCGGAGAATCGACCGGAGTGGGGGTTGTCGTATCTGGCAGTTCTGGCTGCCGGCGGCACCGTGGTTCCGCTCGATTCCTCCTGGAAAGAGCAGGAATTATTGAGGACTATTCGCTCTTCGGGAGTTACGACTGTTTTCACCACGGCTAAATGGTACCCCTTTCTGCGGGAGTTAAACCTGGCAGAAAATAAGTCCCTGGAAATTATCGGTCTCGATGATATTATTACCCCCAATCTCCTGACGATTTCCTCGGGTCCTCCTTACCTGGCATCTGATATAGACGGGAAAGATATAGCAGCCTTGATTTACACTTCGGGCACCACCGGCGAGCCGAAAGGGGTGATGCTGACCCATCGCAATCTGGTGGCGAACCTGGAGGGGATTGTCTCCGCCCTTGATTTTTATCCTGATGTCCTCTTTCTCTCGGTTCTTCCGCTGCATCATACCTTTGAAGCAACCTGCGGCATGCTGACACCGCTTTCGCTTGGCTTGACCATAGCATATGCCCGTTCGCTCAAATCGCGCGATATCCTTGATGATATCGCTCGCCACCGGGTAACCTGCATGGTGGCGGTGCCGCTGCTGTTTGAAAAGATTTACCTCAGCATTACCAGAAAAATCGAGGAGTTGCCGTTCCCCAAGAGACTGGCTCTGAAAACCCTCTATGGCGCCAGTAATATCGGATGGAACCTTGGCGTGAAAGCCGGAAGGCTGCTTTTCAAAGGACTGCGACATCAGGCCGGGCTCAGCTCTATTCGCTTATTCGTTTCTGGAGGAGCGCCGCTTCCGGCCGAAATCGCCCGCTGGTTCAATCTAATTGGTTTCGATTTCCTGGAAGGGTATGGTTTGAGTGAATGCGCTCCGGTTGTCGCCGTAAATCGCCCTCAGAATATTAAATTCGGCTCGGTTGGCCCGCCCCTTCCCAATATCGAAGTGAGAATCATCGAGCCGTCTCGCGACGGGGTAGGGGAGATTGCGGTCAAGGGAGAAAACATTACTGCGGGCTACCTGAACAACCCTAAGGCTACTTATGACCTGATTCGTGAGGGATGGTTGTATACCGGCGACCTGGGTCGAATGAACGATGGATATCTTTGTATTACCGGACGGAAGAAAAACCTGATTGTCAGCGCCGCCGGAAAGAATATTTATCCGGAAGAGATTGAAGCGGAATTGATGCTGTCCCCCTACATTCAGGAGGCGCTGGTTCTGGGACGAAAACGAAACGGCAAAATGGGGGAGGAGGTCTGCGCCATAATCTTGCCTGATATGGAGCAGATTTCCCATCATCCTCTGGCGATGTCAGGTGGGAGTGATGACAATCTCCTTCGCCGGATTATAAAAGAAGAAGTGGAGGCGGTTAATGACCGTCTCGCCGACTATAAACGTCTGTGCCAGTTCGAAATAAGACTGGAGGAATTTGAAAAAACATCAACTCGAAAGATAAAAAGAAATCTGTACAGCTGGAATGAACAAAGAGAATCAGGGGAGATAGACAATGCGCTTCAAGGCGATAGAACCGGTCGGCAGTAA
- the rsfS gene encoding ribosome silencing factor, with amino-acid sequence MSIARTAGKLALTKKGYDVKILKLKNLTSVCDYFVIITGDVDVHVQAIADAVDEGLLEKGVRPWHREGTKGGKWILLDYVDVVVHIFQKSARDFYALERLWGDAPVEEIS; translated from the coding sequence TTGTCTATCGCACGCACAGCAGGAAAGCTTGCTCTCACCAAAAAAGGTTACGACGTAAAAATCCTCAAACTCAAGAACCTCACTTCGGTTTGTGATTATTTTGTAATTATTACCGGCGATGTGGATGTCCATGTGCAGGCTATCGCCGACGCCGTTGATGAGGGTCTCCTCGAAAAAGGCGTCAGACCGTGGCATCGCGAAGGGACCAAAGGAGGCAAATGGATTCTGCTGGATTATGTTGATGTGGTCGTGCATATCTTTCAGAAATCTGCCCGTGATTTTTACGCTCTGGAGCGACTGTGGGGAGACGCTCCCGTGGAAGAAATTAGCTGA
- a CDS encoding secretin N-terminal domain-containing protein, producing MNRIKIWHSGILLLTFLLVLLTVAPVSAQSGSKDPSVPIENLSFQAADIRAVIRFLADYGQVNVVVAPTVQGSVTITLRDVMWDQALKIIGQTYDLAVVFEDDGYIRVLPAADYRKERTEEEKHKLEQETLTRLEVKIVRLANTAANELVASVKSLMTDRGKVDADARTNSLILQEVPENIERVVNFIKELDSPARQIKISAQILEIYSTDADELGIYWSAGGSYVPNDARSITQTFTQNGDRVTDPFGQYNVTAVQRGWDINATISAIVSNGKGKIIAHPEITTIDNKEARIQMGQRVPVKQYDQAGNVVIQFEEVGTILSVTPHITAENQILMHLKPERSTLEPDPSGIIINTNNAETNVVVNNGQTAVIGGLTTQDEVEAEAGIPILKDIPLIGAIFRYKQTSVENRDLVIFVTPTIVQNDLAETTP from the coding sequence ATGAATAGAATAAAGATTTGGCATTCCGGCATCTTGCTTCTGACCTTTTTACTGGTCTTGCTGACGGTTGCCCCAGTCTCGGCGCAGAGCGGTTCCAAAGACCCCTCGGTGCCTATTGAAAACCTGTCGTTCCAGGCGGCCGACATCCGCGCCGTCATCCGCTTCCTGGCTGATTACGGGCAGGTCAATGTGGTCGTGGCGCCAACCGTTCAGGGAAGCGTAACCATTACTCTTCGTGACGTAATGTGGGACCAGGCGCTCAAAATCATAGGCCAGACCTATGACCTGGCGGTCGTTTTTGAAGATGATGGATATATCCGGGTTCTTCCTGCCGCCGACTATCGCAAAGAGCGGACGGAGGAAGAAAAACACAAGCTGGAACAGGAAACATTGACCCGCCTTGAGGTCAAAATCGTCCGTCTGGCAAACACCGCCGCGAACGAACTGGTGGCATCGGTTAAATCGCTCATGACCGATCGCGGCAAAGTTGACGCTGACGCCCGCACCAATTCTTTGATTCTCCAGGAAGTTCCTGAGAATATTGAACGGGTAGTCAATTTCATAAAAGAGCTCGACAGCCCTGCCCGCCAGATAAAAATCTCGGCGCAGATTCTGGAAATCTATTCAACTGACGCCGATGAGCTGGGTATCTATTGGTCGGCCGGCGGCAGTTATGTCCCCAATGACGCCCGCTCCATTACTCAGACTTTTACACAGAATGGCGATCGGGTCACCGACCCCTTTGGCCAGTACAACGTCACCGCTGTACAGAGAGGCTGGGATATCAATGCCACCATTTCTGCCATAGTCAGTAATGGTAAAGGTAAGATTATAGCCCATCCGGAAATCACCACTATCGACAACAAAGAAGCCCGTATTCAGATGGGTCAGCGGGTGCCGGTAAAGCAGTATGACCAGGCCGGCAATGTGGTCATTCAGTTTGAAGAAGTCGGCACCATCCTGAGCGTAACGCCTCATATAACCGCCGAAAACCAGATTCTGATGCATCTGAAACCGGAGCGAAGCACTCTGGAGCCGGATCCCTCCGGTATTATTATCAACACCAATAATGCGGAGACAAACGTGGTTGTCAACAACGGCCAGACCGCGGTTATAGGTGGCCTAACCACTCAGGATGAAGTCGAAGCCGAAGCCGGCATACCGATCCTGAAAGATATTCCGCTAATTGGCGCTATTTTCCGTTACAAGCAGACTTCGGTCGAAAATCGCGACCTGGTCATTTTCGTCACCCCGACCATAGTCCAGAACGACCTGGCGGAGACGACGCCTTAA
- a CDS encoding LytR C-terminal domain-containing protein, whose protein sequence is MISSHSSNRKIKRRSARPKKHSRLLELIILAVFALVIIYGASFALKISNGVSKTVDIPVETIRVQLLNGCGVQGAANAVARAISSLVQPPLDVDVVEVYDFKAYDVRKCFLISRSPELGKAVSLARALGLDADNIVYEPIENNYRSIDVTLVLGTDYVTVFKPSK, encoded by the coding sequence ATGATAAGCAGCCATTCTTCGAATAGAAAAATCAAGAGACGAAGCGCCCGCCCGAAAAAGCATTCTCGTCTCTTGGAACTGATAATTCTGGCGGTTTTTGCCCTTGTGATCATTTATGGGGCAAGTTTCGCCTTGAAGATATCCAACGGGGTCTCCAAGACGGTTGACATACCGGTGGAAACGATCCGGGTGCAGCTGCTCAACGGTTGCGGTGTTCAGGGCGCCGCTAATGCGGTTGCCAGGGCGATATCCAGCCTGGTACAGCCGCCGCTGGATGTCGATGTGGTCGAGGTGTATGACTTTAAAGCCTATGACGTTAGGAAATGCTTTCTTATATCGCGCTCGCCGGAACTTGGCAAAGCCGTCAGTCTGGCGCGGGCGCTGGGGCTTGACGCCGACAATATCGTTTATGAACCGATTGAAAACAACTATCGCAGCATAGATGTAACCCTGGTATTGGGTACGGACTACGTGACGGTCTTCAAACCTTCAAAATAG
- a CDS encoding AMIN domain-containing protein — MKKRFNIAILLILAFSAASALAESGVEALHLRKINNETVLKIDLSGPFQFSHQSEVAKDGKPNRIIVDLFPAVHKLGHKVFAQLPPSLVTSIRTSQFAVQPEKVVRVVLDLQEQAIYRIEKSGNFIFIYIPDNSPDFAEWASNNQPETAKPVEKSVTEPAVAVEQLSQPTETAVIEKPAAPEDNPPIQTPAVEAMTSVEAKEPTETVTQEELSPEEPNEMATVENLMPQRSYSRPQQSRFIEEEMAKSYSPVVAQAAPPESPVLQPEIEPTAAIAVSPETTEASTAVESTVVAAVEPEAVPQAESVVVPTPQTAPLPAAETKVTDSSVKGSEVALKTQDLYHDTGVLVQEISPDDLPAIDPTALAEASLEDSTGQKPTSRFRRDGYFPAKLKGTIVAEFPQRMVIEYAPGVFRDPFETLINETKQNEGPQEKRIPDVETSRLVGILESSSGKNRALLEDLDGYGYILKAGDKVKKGYVERIDSDKAFFQLFEYGWSRTIALYLGRN, encoded by the coding sequence ATGAAAAAGAGATTTAATATAGCGATACTTTTAATCCTGGCTTTCAGCGCCGCCTCGGCGCTGGCGGAGTCCGGGGTCGAAGCCCTGCACCTGCGAAAGATCAATAATGAAACGGTTCTTAAGATTGACCTCTCCGGACCGTTCCAGTTTTCGCATCAGTCGGAAGTGGCAAAGGACGGCAAGCCCAATCGAATTATTGTCGATCTCTTCCCGGCGGTGCATAAGCTCGGTCACAAGGTTTTCGCCCAGCTGCCTCCATCACTGGTGACTTCTATCAGAACCAGCCAGTTTGCGGTGCAGCCGGAAAAAGTGGTCCGCGTAGTGCTGGACCTGCAGGAACAGGCGATTTACCGCATCGAAAAAAGCGGCAATTTTATATTCATTTACATTCCGGACAACAGCCCGGACTTTGCCGAGTGGGCGAGCAACAATCAGCCTGAAACCGCCAAACCGGTGGAAAAGAGTGTTACCGAGCCGGCAGTTGCCGTAGAGCAGCTCAGCCAGCCGACCGAGACGGCGGTAATAGAGAAGCCGGCGGCTCCGGAAGACAATCCTCCGATTCAGACGCCTGCGGTCGAAGCCATGACTTCGGTCGAGGCCAAAGAGCCGACCGAGACAGTGACGCAGGAAGAGTTATCCCCCGAAGAGCCAAATGAAATGGCGACAGTGGAAAACCTGATGCCGCAGCGAAGCTACAGCAGGCCTCAGCAGTCGCGCTTTATCGAGGAGGAAATGGCAAAGTCGTACTCTCCAGTTGTAGCCCAGGCAGCTCCGCCTGAATCACCGGTACTGCAGCCGGAAATCGAACCGACCGCGGCGATTGCCGTATCTCCAGAAACAACGGAGGCTTCGACCGCAGTGGAATCGACTGTTGTTGCAGCCGTCGAACCGGAAGCAGTTCCGCAGGCGGAATCGGTCGTAGTGCCGACTCCTCAGACAGCCCCATTGCCGGCTGCCGAAACCAAAGTCACCGACAGCTCTGTAAAAGGTTCCGAGGTAGCTCTAAAAACCCAGGACCTCTATCATGATACCGGCGTCCTGGTTCAGGAGATATCGCCCGATGACCTTCCCGCGATAGACCCGACCGCCCTGGCGGAAGCCTCGCTGGAAGACTCTACCGGGCAGAAGCCGACTTCACGGTTTCGTCGCGACGGCTACTTCCCGGCAAAATTGAAAGGGACCATCGTGGCGGAATTCCCGCAGCGAATGGTGATAGAATATGCGCCCGGCGTGTTTCGTGACCCCTTTGAGACACTTATTAATGAAACCAAGCAGAATGAAGGACCTCAGGAAAAGAGAATCCCTGATGTCGAGACCTCGCGCCTGGTTGGCATTCTCGAGTCCTCCAGCGGGAAGAACCGTGCGCTCCTGGAAGACCTCGATGGTTACGGCTATATTCTCAAAGCCGGCGACAAAGTGAAAAAAGGATATGTTGAACGAATAGATTCCGACAAAGCATTTTTCCAACTCTTTGAATACGGGTGGAGCCGCACTATCGCTCTCTACCTGGGTCGAAATTAA
- the panD gene encoding aspartate 1-decarboxylase — MLIHICKSKIHRATITEANVNYEGSITIDSDLMRAADIVPFEKVQIANVTSGERLETYVIEGKAGSGVICLNGAAALKGKVGDIIIIIAYALLDREKAAYYQPKFVKVDKHNKIV, encoded by the coding sequence ATGTTGATTCATATCTGCAAGTCGAAAATCCATCGGGCGACCATAACCGAAGCCAACGTTAACTACGAGGGCTCCATCACAATTGATTCCGATTTGATGCGGGCGGCCGATATAGTTCCTTTTGAGAAAGTCCAGATAGCCAATGTCACCAGCGGCGAACGGCTGGAGACCTATGTCATAGAAGGAAAAGCCGGCTCCGGGGTAATCTGCCTGAATGGCGCCGCCGCCCTCAAGGGAAAGGTGGGGGATATAATCATAATTATCGCCTATGCCCTGCTGGACCGCGAAAAAGCCGCCTACTATCAGCCTAAGTTTGTCAAAGTTGACAAACATAACAAAATCGTCTGA
- a CDS encoding SRPBCC domain-containing protein has protein sequence MPPKTQFMVHLTGTRAGWPDNMTAEEEKVMSEHFEYLKDLTAAKKVILAGPCFGLRTGIIVLQTDSEEEARQIMEHEPSVLQGVHKYELYPMVISLLSDYQSPSRYPKEISDKVLKKEVVISAPRAEVWRAWTTTDGVKTFMSSEAQVELRVGGPFEIYFVPSAPPGMRGSEGCRFLSFLPMEFLSFDWNAPPQFGELRNQHTQVILRFFDLPPDSTRLEFFQYGWGQGEKWDSVYSYFDRAWGYVLENLRKRFETGPLDFDTE, from the coding sequence ATGCCACCCAAAACACAGTTTATGGTTCATCTGACAGGGACTCGCGCCGGCTGGCCTGACAATATGACTGCCGAGGAAGAAAAAGTAATGTCGGAGCATTTTGAATATCTCAAAGATTTGACCGCGGCGAAGAAGGTGATTCTTGCCGGACCCTGTTTCGGACTCAGGACCGGAATCATTGTACTGCAGACCGACTCGGAAGAGGAAGCGCGTCAGATAATGGAGCATGAGCCATCAGTGCTTCAAGGGGTGCATAAGTATGAACTTTATCCGATGGTAATATCGCTACTGAGCGACTACCAGTCGCCGTCACGATACCCCAAAGAGATATCGGACAAGGTGCTGAAAAAAGAGGTCGTAATTTCGGCGCCGCGAGCCGAAGTCTGGCGCGCCTGGACGACCACTGACGGCGTTAAGACTTTTATGAGCTCGGAGGCTCAAGTGGAGCTTCGGGTCGGCGGACCGTTTGAAATCTACTTTGTGCCATCAGCGCCGCCCGGCATGCGCGGCTCGGAAGGGTGCCGATTCCTGAGTTTTCTTCCTATGGAATTCCTTTCCTTTGATTGGAATGCCCCGCCCCAGTTCGGGGAGCTGCGGAATCAGCATACCCAGGTGATATTGAGATTTTTTGATCTTCCTCCCGACAGCACGCGGCTCGAGTTTTTTCAGTATGGCTGGGGGCAGGGAGAGAAGTGGGACAGCGTTTACAGCTATTTTGACCGCGCCTGGGGGTATGTTTTGGAGAATTTGAGAAAGCGGTTTGAGACAGGTCCCTTGGATTTTGATACTGAGTAG
- a CDS encoding NTP transferase domain-containing protein has product MSVKTAAVILAAGLGKRMKSDLPKVLHTINGKPLVRYLLETLAKLPFEKIVVVIGHKGEMVKEELKDFPVEFVWQKDQRGTGDAVKCALPVLKDFTGCVVVANGDVPFLDRRTLESMIAAHHENGASATCMTVVLEDAKNYGRILRVGNSDRLEAIVEKKDATPEILKIREINSGVFCFNSAELFWSLGFLDDNNAQREYYITDTIKILQDAGKPCRVFRIDDPFEVEGVNSPEELKALEMAYNSRKS; this is encoded by the coding sequence ATGAGCGTTAAAACTGCGGCTGTCATCCTTGCCGCCGGTCTGGGAAAGAGGATGAAATCGGACCTTCCCAAAGTCCTGCATACCATCAATGGCAAACCCCTGGTGCGGTACCTTCTGGAAACCCTCGCCAAACTTCCCTTTGAAAAGATTGTTGTCGTTATCGGTCACAAAGGGGAGATGGTGAAAGAAGAGCTGAAAGATTTCCCGGTGGAGTTTGTCTGGCAGAAAGACCAGCGCGGTACCGGTGATGCCGTCAAATGCGCCCTGCCGGTTCTGAAAGACTTTACCGGCTGTGTCGTCGTCGCTAATGGTGATGTGCCCTTTCTTGACCGGAGGACTCTGGAGTCAATGATTGCGGCGCATCATGAAAACGGCGCTAGCGCCACCTGTATGACGGTGGTGCTGGAAGATGCCAAAAATTACGGACGGATACTGCGGGTGGGAAATAGCGATCGGCTGGAAGCTATCGTTGAGAAAAAGGATGCCACCCCGGAGATTTTGAAAATTCGGGAAATCAATTCCGGAGTCTTCTGCTTCAACTCCGCGGAACTGTTCTGGTCACTTGGCTTCCTCGATGACAATAACGCGCAGCGAGAATATTATATAACCGATACAATCAAAATCCTCCAAGACGCCGGCAAACCATGCCGGGTGTTCCGCATCGATGACCCCTTTGAAGTGGAAGGAGTGAACTCCCCCGAGGAATTAAAGGCGCTGGAAATGGCATATAATTCCCGAAAGAGTTAA